One genomic segment of Phalacrocorax carbo chromosome Z, bPhaCar2.1, whole genome shotgun sequence includes these proteins:
- the DYM gene encoding dymeclin isoform X6 — MGANSSSISELPENEYLKKLSGAEPISENDPFWNQLLSFSFTTPTNRTKNRQTAFSVSLHFLSCLSEGKQATAKLYPSADLKLLEEATISVCKSLVEKNPRTGNLGSLIKVFLSRTKELKISAECQNHLFIWQAHNALFIICCLLKAFISRMSEEELQLHFTYEEKAPGSYGTECEDLIEELLCCLIQLIVEIPLLDITYSISLEAVTTLIVFLSCQLFHKEILRESIIHKYLMHGRCLPYTSRLVKTLLYNFIRQERSPPPGTHVFQQPSDGGGLLYGIASGVANPQEYLAQVWSGCGSTTSERYSAGTAA; from the exons ATGGGAGCAAATAGCAGCAGCATCAGCGAGCTTCCAGAAAATGAGTACTTAAAAAAATTGTCAGGAGCTGAGCCCATCTCTGAGAATGACCCATTCTGGAATCAGCTGCTGTCTTTTAGCTTTACCACTCCAACAAACAG aacaaaaaataggCAGACGGCTTTTTCCGTGtctctccattttctttcctgcctaAGTGAAGGAAAGCAAGCCACGGCTAAACTTTACCCAAG TGCTGACTTAAAGCTCTTGGAAGAAGCCACAATCTCAGTCTGCAAGTCTTTAG TTGAGAAGAATCCTCGAACGGGAAACCTTGGGTCGTTGATTAAAGTCTTTCTTTCTAGAACCAAAGAGTTAAAAATTTCAGCAGAATGTCAGAA TCACCTCTTTATCTGGCAGGCTCACAATGCACTGTTTATTATTTGCTGTTTGCTGAAAGCATTCATCAGTCGAATGTCAGAAGAGGAGCTGCAGCTTCATTTTACTTACGAAGAGAAAGCACCGGGCTCATACG GAACAGAGTGTGAAGACCTCATAGAAGAGTTGCTGTGTTGCCTCATCCAGCTCATTGTTGAAATTCCCCTCCT agatATTACGTACAGCATTTCCTTGGAAGCTGTGACAACTCTCATTGTCTTCCTCTCCTGCCAATTATTCCACAAAGAAATTCTACGAGAGAGCATCATTCACAAATACCTGATGCACGGTCGATG tctccCATATACCAGCAGACTTGTGAAAACTTTACTATATAATTTCATTAGACAAGAAAGAAGCCCTCCTCCAGGGACCCATGTCTTTCAGCAGCCGTCGGATGGAGGAGGACTGCTTTATGGGATTGCATCTGGGGTGGCAA
- the DYM gene encoding dymeclin isoform X7 produces the protein MGANSSSISELPENEYLKKLSGAEPISENDPFWNQLLSFSFTTPTNRTKNRQTAFSVSLHFLSCLSEGKQATAKLYPSADLKLLEEATISVCKSLVEKNPRTGNLGSLIKVFLSRTKELKISAECQNHLFIWQAHNALFIICCLLKAFISRMSEEELQLHFTYEEKAPGSYGTECEDLIEELLCCLIQLIVEIPLLDITYSISLEAVTTLIVFLSCQLFHKEILRESIIHKYLMHGRCLPYTSRLVKTLLYNFIRQERSPPPGTHVFQQPSDGGGLLYGIASGVAKSGTRVACNAD, from the exons ATGGGAGCAAATAGCAGCAGCATCAGCGAGCTTCCAGAAAATGAGTACTTAAAAAAATTGTCAGGAGCTGAGCCCATCTCTGAGAATGACCCATTCTGGAATCAGCTGCTGTCTTTTAGCTTTACCACTCCAACAAACAG aacaaaaaataggCAGACGGCTTTTTCCGTGtctctccattttctttcctgcctaAGTGAAGGAAAGCAAGCCACGGCTAAACTTTACCCAAG TGCTGACTTAAAGCTCTTGGAAGAAGCCACAATCTCAGTCTGCAAGTCTTTAG TTGAGAAGAATCCTCGAACGGGAAACCTTGGGTCGTTGATTAAAGTCTTTCTTTCTAGAACCAAAGAGTTAAAAATTTCAGCAGAATGTCAGAA TCACCTCTTTATCTGGCAGGCTCACAATGCACTGTTTATTATTTGCTGTTTGCTGAAAGCATTCATCAGTCGAATGTCAGAAGAGGAGCTGCAGCTTCATTTTACTTACGAAGAGAAAGCACCGGGCTCATACG GAACAGAGTGTGAAGACCTCATAGAAGAGTTGCTGTGTTGCCTCATCCAGCTCATTGTTGAAATTCCCCTCCT agatATTACGTACAGCATTTCCTTGGAAGCTGTGACAACTCTCATTGTCTTCCTCTCCTGCCAATTATTCCACAAAGAAATTCTACGAGAGAGCATCATTCACAAATACCTGATGCACGGTCGATG tctccCATATACCAGCAGACTTGTGAAAACTTTACTATATAATTTCATTAGACAAGAAAGAAGCCCTCCTCCAGGGACCCATGTCTTTCAGCAGCCGTCGGATGGAGGAGGACTGCTTTATGGGATTGCATCTGGGGTGGCAA AGTCAGGCACACGGGTCGCTTGCAATGCAGATTAG
- the DYM gene encoding dymeclin isoform X5, giving the protein MGANSSSISELPENEYLKKLSGAEPISENDPFWNQLLSFSFTTPTNRTKNRQTAFSVSLHFLSCLSEGKQATAKLYPSADLKLLEEATISVCKSLVEKNPRTGNLGSLIKVFLSRTKELKISAECQNHLFIWQAHNALFIICCLLKAFISRMSEEELQLHFTYEEKAPGSYGTECEDLIEELLCCLIQLIVEIPLLDITYSISLEAVTTLIVFLSCQLFHKEILRESIIHKYLMHGRCLPYTSRLVKTLLYNFIRQERSPPPGTHVFQQPSDGGGLLYGIASGVANPQEYLAQVWSGCGSTTSERKKCDKQFGAQK; this is encoded by the exons ATGGGAGCAAATAGCAGCAGCATCAGCGAGCTTCCAGAAAATGAGTACTTAAAAAAATTGTCAGGAGCTGAGCCCATCTCTGAGAATGACCCATTCTGGAATCAGCTGCTGTCTTTTAGCTTTACCACTCCAACAAACAG aacaaaaaataggCAGACGGCTTTTTCCGTGtctctccattttctttcctgcctaAGTGAAGGAAAGCAAGCCACGGCTAAACTTTACCCAAG TGCTGACTTAAAGCTCTTGGAAGAAGCCACAATCTCAGTCTGCAAGTCTTTAG TTGAGAAGAATCCTCGAACGGGAAACCTTGGGTCGTTGATTAAAGTCTTTCTTTCTAGAACCAAAGAGTTAAAAATTTCAGCAGAATGTCAGAA TCACCTCTTTATCTGGCAGGCTCACAATGCACTGTTTATTATTTGCTGTTTGCTGAAAGCATTCATCAGTCGAATGTCAGAAGAGGAGCTGCAGCTTCATTTTACTTACGAAGAGAAAGCACCGGGCTCATACG GAACAGAGTGTGAAGACCTCATAGAAGAGTTGCTGTGTTGCCTCATCCAGCTCATTGTTGAAATTCCCCTCCT agatATTACGTACAGCATTTCCTTGGAAGCTGTGACAACTCTCATTGTCTTCCTCTCCTGCCAATTATTCCACAAAGAAATTCTACGAGAGAGCATCATTCACAAATACCTGATGCACGGTCGATG tctccCATATACCAGCAGACTTGTGAAAACTTTACTATATAATTTCATTAGACAAGAAAGAAGCCCTCCTCCAGGGACCCATGTCTTTCAGCAGCCGTCGGATGGAGGAGGACTGCTTTATGGGATTGCATCTGGGGTGGCAA